The following are from one region of the Stanieria sp. NIES-3757 genome:
- a CDS encoding Fis family transcriptional regulator produces the protein MIDPTTITITTTAIATVIFNKAIEKGGENLGGAVYDKIGQLLNFIRDKFQQEGREGKLLEAQEDPSEKNQDRFKQELAELMEDDEKFAKKLKILIDEIKSDQKANTIFFKDMNIKGSAKLGKIDLKSRGGNMEAVTDSKIGEDLTMGDVNMTNNG, from the coding sequence ATGATCGATCCTACTACTATAACTATTACAACAACTGCGATCGCAACTGTCATTTTCAATAAAGCCATTGAAAAAGGTGGAGAAAACTTAGGCGGAGCAGTTTATGACAAAATTGGTCAACTGCTCAACTTTATTCGTGATAAGTTTCAACAAGAAGGTAGAGAAGGTAAACTCCTTGAAGCTCAAGAAGACCCTTCTGAGAAAAATCAAGATAGATTTAAACAAGAATTGGCAGAATTAATGGAAGATGATGAAAAATTTGCCAAAAAGCTCAAAATACTGATTGATGAAATTAAATCGGATCAAAAGGCGAATACGATATTCTTCAAAGACATGAATATCAAAGGTAGTGCCAAATTAGGCAAGATCGATCTCAAGTCTAGAGGAGGAAATATGGAAGCAGTGACTGATAGCAAAATTGGTGAAGACCTTACAATGGGTGATGTGAATATGACTAACAACGGTTAA